A single Plasmodium knowlesi strain H genome assembly, chromosome: 13 DNA region contains:
- a CDS encoding myosin-specific chaperone UNC, putative, producing MDAPKITRGSAQLLDESKSEGNELFRRKKYEEALGVYLGAVAKLCGEPLDSTNVRRLVQFFRENGGKKEVDIPEGKSADSPHLNQHVKDLFTKICHNVSLCYYFLDRPEEAIDYSSYVSDMDSKHYKSYHTLGLCYEKLKNYKKCMESFERCKLVLLKEGSNCSSGNSSPLVSADVKNEVNRINEKLKRLIREMEEAKQQKEGLGITIDMAKKTILDDASTEEEKIKMIHSICKHKIHTLLRENIFYFFSQLLNHGENSLSIEKACLHVIYKLVSKMERDTEEISRNTKVCINKVSDMKLEYYYDLHFVKTILSLHESFDEQWINSYVKEKMKKMETLKFDKKKDTYKLVKDILIFIIHIVKYIHVVTNDKIIRIINTYFLSNDDVDIATSALDAIIFLCKKKKFFIQKRNTKEGKNSITLLNTLLEDSNIDVKHYLIDTHFGDICKHPLCANLEIKTTIQQCISMHENFPSDVEYALILILSLLYDKNRPSEKDTEMNDLIYECIDLYFKPQDIGVEWFLSVKCLFLVDKNIVLNYLIGKNQYLYDILTFINQSVGRKPKKDISLFIDVLLLLLNISELRFMLNTYIDVYINILKTFPYDENFLKFLVGSFKLYMHSKEFKEEIVKRVDLFSYAKELLKRFLLRSEGQKNKISSDGGPTQKDSPTSLQKREFLESTEQSSHNGRKNCELVSKMMKKQTKISSNGNTDYDTHALKDLIEMVFYLSLHIEFKKQLLEQDNQYILFFLIKVGDEINQKKLDNTYKYLYCNTINNLILTRKDEQVRRREINKANLSNFDSEQIEALEQFYEKLPTAAKPKTDPLYDYGDEDTSNQLIKLLMYNENYVLKVKENADEEIILPKGGKYKNGAIVNTIYNFINTNFFTINIAEAVCDIICKFVKDTKNIGLVLVNNGLKALLLASKHIANRKNCALALSEIFIYTNPKLVHFYEAYDSLPLLIQQLDIEEELLVFKSLMAITNILTIDENVAIKAMQLNLWNKCFDILVSENVSIRSASLECICNLCSQPYVHQYVYDKYKKIAGGNGKDEQINFVDIQIMFSFTMEKENYKAVYAATGALGMLSSDLRLPVFLIRTKGFHHVFNALKETDDEQILLRILTFFNNVILGENVPSDDVKRVRDAVRDKTGLDGENAQIAQFILQ from the coding sequence ATGGACGCACCAAAGATTACCCGTGGCAGCGCCCAGTTGTTGGACGAAAGCAAAAGCGAGGGGAACGAACTGTTCCGGAGGAAGAAGTATGAAGAAGCTCTGGGCGTTTACCTGGGCGCTGTTGCGAAACTCTGCGGTGAGCCACTAGATTCTACGAACGTTAGAAGATTGGTTCAGTTTTTTCGAGaaaatggagggaaaaaggagGTAGACATACCCGAGGGTAAGAGTGCAGATTCCCCCCACCTGAACCAACACGTCAAAGATCTCTTCACAAAGATATGCCACAATGTGTCCTTATGTTACTACTTCCTGGACCGACCGGAAGAGGCAATTGATTACTCCTCGTATGTAAGCGATATGGATAGCAAACACTACAAGAGCTACCACACCTTGGGTCTGTGCTAcgagaagttaaaaaattacaaaaagtgTATGGAGTCTTTTGAGCGTTGCAAGCTTGTCCTcttgaaggaaggaagtaacTGCAGTTCCGGAAACTCTTCTCCCCTTGTGAGTGCTGATGTGAAAAACGAAGTGAACCGAATTAACGAAAAGCTCAAGAGGCTAATCagagaaatggaagaagccAAACAACAGAAAGAGGGACTAGGCATCACCATCGATATGGCCAAAAAAACAATTCTCGATGATGCCAGcacggaagaggaaaaaattaaaatgatcCACAGCATTTGTAAGCATAAAATACATACCCTCTTgagggaaaatattttttacttcttctcccAACTGTTAAATCATGGAGAAAACTCTCTATCCATTGAGAAGGCGTGTCTACATGTCATCTATAAACTAGTATCAAAAATGGAGAGAGATACAGAGGAAATTTCAAGGAACACCAAGGTTTGCATCAACAAGGTAAGTGACATGAAGCTGGAATATTACTATGAtctccattttgtgaaaacGATTTTGTCCTTACATGAGTCCTTCGACGAACAGTGGATAAATAGCtatgtaaaggaaaagatgaaaaaaatggaaacccTCAAATTCGATAAGAAGAAAGATACCTACAAACTTGTGAAGGACATCCTCATCTTTATCATCCACATTGTTAAGTACATCCATGTAGTgacaaatgataaaattataaGAATCATCAACACATATTTTCTCTCTAACGACGACGTAGACATAGCTACCAGTGCACTAGACGCAATAATTTTcctctgcaaaaaaaaaaaattctttataCAGAAGAGAAAtacaaaggagggaaaaaattcaatcaCCCTTTTAAACACCTTATTGGAAGATTCAAACATAGATGTCAAACATTATCTGATTGATACCCACTTTGGAGACATCTGTAAGCATCCCCTCTGTGCAAATCTCGAAATTAAAACAACTATTCAGCAGTGCATTAGTATGCATGAAAATTTTCCCAGTGACGTGGAGTACGCCTTGATACTTATCCTATCCCTGTTGTATGATAAAAACAGACCCAGTGAAAAGGATACCGAAATGAATGATCTCATATATGAGTGCATAGATTTGTATTTCAAACCACAAGATATTGGAGTGGAGTGGTTTCTGTCTGTTAAATGTCTCTTTCTCGTGGACAAGAATATTGTTCTGAATTACCTAATCGGAAAAAATCAATACCTCTATGATATACTTACCTTTATTAACCAATCCGTGGGAAGGAAGCCAAAGAAAGATATCTCCCTTTTTATAGATGTTCTACTTCTACTTCTAAATATTTCAGAGCTTCGTTTCATGCTGAACACTTACATTGATGTGTACATTAACATTTTGAAGACCTTCCCCTATGACGAGAATTTTCTAAAGTTCCTCGTGGGTTCTTTCAAACTATATATGCACAGTAAAGAATTCAAGGAGGAAATTGTCAAGAGAGTCGATTTGTTTTCCTACGCTAAGGAGTTGTTGAAGCGCTTCCTATTGCGAAGCGAAGGACAGAAGAACAAGATATCCTCGGATGGTGGCCCCACCCAGAAGGACTCTCCAACCTCTTTGCAGAAGCGGGAGTTTCTTGAGTCAACGGAGCAGTCTTCACACAACGGAAGGAAGAACTGCGAATTGGTGAGcaagatgatgaagaagcaAACGAAGATTTCCTCAAATGGCAATACAGACTATGACACACACGCGCTGAAGGATCTCATCGAAATGGTCTTCTACCTCAGCCTGCACATTGAATTTAAGAAGCAGCTCCTGGAGCAAGACAATCAGTACATCCTGTTCTTCCTGATCAAAGTCGGAGATGAAATTAACCAGAAGAAACTAGACAATACGTACAAGTACTTATACTGCAACACAATCAACAATTTAATATTAACAAGAAAagatgaacaggtcaggcgAAGAGAAATTAACAAAGCCAATTTATCCAACTTTGATTCTGAACAAATTGAAGCATTAGAACAATTTTACGAAAAGTTACCAACAGCAGCCAAACCTAAGACCGACCCTCTGTATGACTATGGAGATGAAGATACGAGTAATCagttaattaaattattgATGTATAATGAGAACTATGTATTGaaggtaaaagaaaatgcTGATGAGGAAATTATCCTACCAAAAGGGGGCAAGTACAAAAATGGGGCAATTGTTAACAccatatataattttattaataccaatttttttactatcAACATAGCAGAAGCTGTGTGTGATATCATTTGCAAATTTGTTAaggatacaaaaaatattggCCTTGTTCTTGTAAACAATGGATTGAAGGCACTACTCCTCGCGTCCAAACATATTGCTAATAGGAAAAACTGCGCCTTAGCTCTGAGcgaaattttcatttacaCCAACCCCAAGTTGGTTCATTTTTACGAGGCATATGATTCATTGCCATTGCTGATTCAACAATTGGATATCGAAGAAGAACTCCTGGTGTTCAAGTCCTTAATGGCCATAACGAATATATTGACCATTGACGAGAACGTAGCCATCAAGGCCATGCAACTGAATTTGTGGAACAAATGCTTCGACATCCTCGTATCTGAAAATGTCTCCATAAGGTCCGCCAGCTTAGAGTGCATATGCAACTTATGTTCTCAGCCATATGTCCATCAGTATGTGTATGAtaagtataaaaaaattgccggGGGGAATGGAAAAGATGAACAAATCAATTTCGTAGACATACAAATaatgttttcttttaccatggagaaggaaaattacaaGGCTGTTTATGCTGCTACTGGGGCACTTGGCATGTTGTCCTCTGATTTGCGCCTCCCTGTATTTTTAATACGCACAAAAGGTTTCCACCACGTTTTTAATGCGTTGAAAGAAACGGACGATGAGCAAATTTTACTCCGcattttaacctttttcaACAACGTGATACTGGGAGAAAATGTCCCATCGGATGATGTGAAAAGGGTGAGAGATGCCGTTCGGGACAAGACGGGTCTGGATGGCGAAAATGCGCAAATTGCGCAGTTTATTCTACAGTGA